Proteins encoded in a region of the Benincasa hispida cultivar B227 chromosome 2, ASM972705v1, whole genome shotgun sequence genome:
- the LOC120071508 gene encoding aldehyde dehydrogenase family 2 member C4 translates to MDHNSNRCNGNSDSHLKIPKIKFTKLFVNGQFVDSISGKTFETIDPRTEEVIATVAAGDKEDVDLAVKAARQAFDHGPWPRMSGAERGRIMMKLADLIDEHMEELAALDTIDGGKSFLLGKIVDIPGAANTLRYYAGAADKFHGEVLKMARPLHGYTLLEPIGVVGHIIPWNFPTTMFWLKVSPALAAGCTMIVKPAEQTPLSALFYAHLAKLAGIPDGVLNVVTGYGPTAGSAVASHMDIDKVSFTGSTKVGRLVMQAASASNLKQVSLELGGKSPLLIFDDADLDKAIDLALLAIFYNKGEICVAGSRVLVQEGIYDEFVKKITEKAKSWVVGDPFDPKVNYGPQVDRKQLDKILKYIEHGKREGATLVTGGKRIGEVGYYIEPTIFTNVKEDSLIAQDEIFGPVLSVMKFKTIEEGIRSANNTKYGLAAGIVTNSLDIANTVSRSIRAGTIWINCYFAFDPSCPFGGYKASGFGRDSGMHAIHKYLQTKSVVTPLVNTPWL, encoded by the exons ATGGACCATAATAGTAATCGCTGCAACGGCAATTCTGATTCCCATCTCAAAATACCTAAAATCAAGTTCACAAAGCTCTTCGTCAATGGACAATTCGTTGACTCCATTTCag GGAAAACTTTCGAGACCATAGATCCAAGAACTGAGGAGGTTATTGCCACGGTCGCCGCCGGGGACAAAGAAGACGTCGATCTGGCCGTGAAAGCCGCCCGTCAAGCCTTCGATCATGGCCCTTGGCCCCGCATGTCCGGCGCC GAGAGGGGGAGGATTATGATGAAACTAGCGGACTTGATAGATGAACACATGGAGGAACTGGCAGCGTTGGATACGATCGACGGTGGAAAATCGTTTCTGTTGGGAAAAATCGTGGATATACCGGGAGCTGCAAATACACTTCGGTACTACGCAGGTGCAGCGGATAAATTCCACGGCGAGGTATTGAAAATGGCAAGACCGCTTCACGGTTACACGTTACTTGAACCGATTGGAGTGGTGGGCCACATCATACCGTGGAATTTTCCGACGACCATGTTTTGGCTGAAAGTCAGCCCGGCGTTAGCCGCCGGTTGTACCATGATCGTCAAGCCCGCCGAACAGACGCCCCTCTCCGCCCTCTTCTACGCCCATCTCGCCAAACTG GCTGGTATACCAGATGGAGTACTGAACGTTGTGACTGGATATGGGCCAACCGCTGGATCAGCCGTTGCGTCCCACATGGATATTGACAAG GTGAGCTTCACAGGATCAACCAAGGTGGGAAGGCTGGTAATGCAGGCAGCAAGTGCCAGTAATCTGAAGCAAGTCTCCTTAGAATTAGGAGGCAAATCACCCCTTCTGATCTTTGATGATGCCGACCTCGACAAAGCCATTGATCTTGCCCTCCTcgctattttttataataag GGAGAAATTTGTGTGGCTGGCTCCCGAGTGTTGGTTCAAGAAGGGATTTACGATGAATTTGTGAAAAAGATTACTGAAAAGGCCAAATCTTGGGTGGTGGGAGACCCTTTTGATCCTAAAGTTAACTATGGACCCCAG GTGGACAGAAAACAATTGGATAAAATTCTGAAATACATAGAACATGGTAAAAGAGAAGGAGCAACATTGGTTACTGGCGGCAAGCGTATAGGCGAAGTGGGATATTACATTGAGCCCACAATCTTTACAAATGTCAAG GAAGACTCACTTATTGCCCAAGACGAAATATTCGGTCCAGTCCTCTCCGTCATGAAATTCAA GACAATTGAAGAGGGAATAAGGAGTGCAAACAACACCAAATACGGGCTAGCAGCTGGCATAGTGACAAACAGCTTAGACATAGCGAACACGGTCTCGAGGTCGATCCGAGCAGGGACAATTTGGATAAATTGTTACTTTGCTTTCGACCCGAGCTGTCCATTTGGAGGGTACAAGGCGAGTGGGTTCGGTAGAGACTCTGGAATGCACGCTATCCATAAGTATCTTCAGACTAAATCTGTTGTGACTCCTTTGGTTAACACTCCTTGGCTTTGA